From the Bacillus tuaregi genome, one window contains:
- a CDS encoding cyclodeaminase/cyclohydrolase family protein, whose amino-acid sequence MLEKSSNQFIEELSSKAPIPGGGGASAYVGALGMALGSMVGNLTIGKKKYKDVEEDVKVLLEKSETIIRNLKSLVSKDAEVFYPLSQAYGMPSTTEEEKKKKDEVLQAALVDATMVPLEIARNCVDAIHLHEEYARKGTRIAISDVGVGVIFCKAALQGAKLNVLINTKIMKDAELKKKVETELAEIERMGLAKADEIYREVESMLQS is encoded by the coding sequence TTGCTAGAAAAAAGTAGCAATCAATTTATTGAAGAGCTTTCCTCAAAGGCCCCTATTCCCGGTGGAGGCGGAGCCTCAGCATATGTCGGGGCATTAGGAATGGCATTGGGAAGTATGGTTGGGAATCTAACGATTGGAAAGAAGAAATATAAAGATGTCGAAGAGGATGTAAAAGTGCTTCTCGAAAAATCTGAAACGATCATTCGAAATTTAAAAAGTCTGGTCAGTAAGGATGCAGAGGTATTTTATCCCTTATCACAGGCCTATGGAATGCCCTCTACTACTGAAGAGGAAAAAAAGAAAAAGGATGAGGTTCTACAAGCGGCTCTAGTGGATGCGACAATGGTTCCGCTAGAAATTGCTAGAAACTGCGTTGATGCTATCCATTTACATGAAGAATATGCCCGCAAAGGAACTCGCATTGCCATTAGTGATGTAGGCGTTGGAGTGATTTTTTGTAAAGCGGCTCTTCAAGGGGCAAAGCTGAATGTCTTAATTAATACAAAGATTATGAAGGATGCAGAGCTGAAAAAGAAGGTTGAGACTGAATTAGCTGAAATCGAGAGAATGGGTTTAGCAAAGGCAGACGAAATCTATCGTGAAGTTGAAAGCATGCTGCAATCTTAA
- a CDS encoding glucose-1-phosphate adenylyltransferase, translated as MTKKKCIAMLLAGGKGSRLNALTKDIAKPAVPFGGKYRIIDFALSNCTNSGISTVGVLTQYQPLVLNSYIGIGSTWDLDRMDGGVTVLPPYSASSEVKWYTGTASAVYQNLNYIEQHDPEHVLILSGDHIYKMNYEEMLDYHMKKKADGTISVIEVPWDEASRFGIMNTDENLAVTEFAEKPDEPQSNLASMGIYIFKWEILKEYLYLDAKNTESSHDFGKDIIPKLLEDQKKLFAYPFKGYWKDVGTVKSLWEANMDLLDEQCDLDLFDYDWRIYSVNPNQKPQYISPEAEVSESLLNEGCSIEGVVTKSVLFQGVTVKKGAMVKESVIMPDAVIGENVFIERAIVPSHVHIPDNTVIKAGSNREKIILVTDEIVASN; from the coding sequence ATGACAAAGAAAAAGTGCATAGCCATGCTATTGGCAGGAGGAAAAGGAAGTAGATTAAACGCCTTAACGAAGGATATTGCTAAACCTGCTGTTCCGTTTGGAGGAAAATATAGAATTATTGATTTTGCACTAAGTAATTGTACCAATTCAGGCATTTCAACTGTTGGTGTTTTAACTCAGTATCAGCCCTTAGTCCTAAACTCTTATATCGGAATCGGAAGCACCTGGGATTTGGATAGAATGGATGGGGGAGTCACCGTTTTGCCCCCCTACAGCGCTTCTTCAGAGGTGAAATGGTACACAGGGACTGCCAGTGCAGTATACCAAAACTTAAATTATATAGAACAGCATGATCCGGAGCATGTATTAATTTTATCAGGTGATCACATCTATAAAATGAATTACGAGGAAATGCTGGATTACCATATGAAAAAAAAGGCAGATGGTACTATTTCGGTGATTGAAGTTCCTTGGGATGAAGCGAGTCGATTTGGAATCATGAATACGGACGAAAATCTTGCGGTTACAGAATTTGCAGAAAAACCCGACGAGCCGCAAAGTAACTTGGCTTCGATGGGCATCTACATTTTTAAATGGGAAATTCTTAAAGAATATCTTTATCTGGATGCGAAAAATACAGAATCTTCCCATGACTTTGGCAAGGATATCATCCCAAAGCTACTTGAAGATCAAAAGAAACTGTTCGCTTATCCATTTAAAGGATATTGGAAGGATGTTGGGACGGTTAAGAGCCTTTGGGAAGCTAATATGGACCTATTAGATGAACAATGTGACCTTGATTTATTTGATTATGATTGGCGTATTTACTCCGTAAATCCGAATCAAAAGCCACAATATATATCCCCTGAAGCTGAGGTTAGTGAATCCCTGTTAAATGAAGGCTGCTCCATTGAAGGAGTTGTAACTAAATCAGTCCTGTTTCAAGGTGTTACGGTAAAAAAGGGAGCGATGGTCAAGGAATCAGTTATTATGCCTGATGCTGTTATCGGAGAAAATGTATTTATTGAACGAGCCATTGTCCCTTCACATGTTCATATACCTGACAACACCGTAATAAAAGCAGGTTCAAATCGGGAGAAAATTATTTTAGTAACAGATGAGATCGTTGCAAGTAATTAA
- a CDS encoding bifunctional 5,10-methylenetetrahydrofolate dehydrogenase/5,10-methenyltetrahydrofolate cyclohydrolase, with protein sequence MGIKLAGKPVVENLREQIKARVAVLNEKQVAPTLLLIRVGQREDDIWYERSILKNCNLLGIQCQVRELPIDVTMDELKQVFQEENDNPNVHGIMIFRPLPEQLDPEEIRNLIDPAKDIDCMSPVNLEKVFEGNSNGFAPCTPKAVIELLKHYDIPLQGANVAVAGRSLVVGKPLAMLLLDEHATVTICHSRTKDMPAVTGKADIVVAAIGKAKFMTEEYFTEGQIVVDVGINDDGNGKIAGDVDYDAVFDKVKGITPATGGIGLITTTILLNHVVQACENLTNGRKEHSPV encoded by the coding sequence ATGGGAATCAAATTAGCCGGAAAACCGGTTGTCGAAAACTTAAGAGAACAAATCAAAGCAAGAGTAGCCGTTCTCAACGAAAAGCAAGTAGCACCTACATTGCTTTTAATCAGAGTCGGGCAACGTGAGGACGATATTTGGTATGAAAGAAGTATTTTAAAAAATTGTAACCTGCTTGGCATTCAATGCCAGGTAAGAGAGCTTCCTATAGATGTCACAATGGATGAACTAAAGCAGGTATTCCAGGAAGAAAACGATAACCCCAATGTTCATGGAATTATGATTTTCAGACCTCTGCCGGAACAGCTTGACCCGGAAGAAATTCGAAATCTAATCGACCCAGCGAAGGACATTGACTGCATGTCGCCTGTCAATCTTGAAAAAGTATTTGAAGGGAATAGCAATGGGTTTGCACCGTGTACGCCAAAAGCTGTAATTGAGCTTCTAAAGCATTATGATATTCCATTGCAAGGCGCCAATGTGGCTGTGGCGGGCAGAAGCTTGGTCGTCGGCAAGCCGCTTGCGATGCTGCTTTTAGATGAGCACGCAACTGTGACGATTTGTCATTCTAGAACGAAGGATATGCCGGCTGTGACAGGAAAAGCAGATATTGTCGTTGCAGCGATTGGCAAAGCAAAGTTCATGACGGAAGAGTACTTCACTGAAGGGCAGATTGTTGTGGATGTTGGGATCAATGACGACGGCAATGGAAAAATTGCCGGAGATGTTGATTACGATGCTGTGTTTGATAAAGTAAAAGGCATTACGCCCGCTACAGGTGGGATTGGTCTCATTACAACAACCATATTACTGAACCATGTCGTACAGGCTTGTGAAAATTTAACAAATGGCCGTAAGGAGCATAGTCCAGTATAA
- a CDS encoding DMT family transporter, whose product MNTPKINPYFVLVIGVISISTSAIFVKLTSAPSGITAFYRLLFTVLFMLPLFTYKYMSELKLISKKDWFFSIISGVFLAFHFILWFESLRFTSVASSTVLVTLQPLFAFIGSYLFFKEVFSGKALLSCVLAIGGSVMISWGDFYVSGTALYGDLLALIACVLVTVYFLFGQTVRKRISLITYTFVVYSISTMTLFIYALTKGELFFPYESRDWLYFILLAVFPTLLGHSLFNWSLKWLSTSTISMAILLEPVGAGILAYFLFQETISWTQAFGSIIIIAGIMFFLLDEKKVKKKMKIGLKKSG is encoded by the coding sequence ATGAACACACCAAAAATAAATCCCTATTTTGTACTTGTGATAGGTGTTATTAGCATTTCAACATCAGCCATCTTTGTAAAATTGACTTCCGCACCATCTGGTATTACGGCATTTTACCGGTTACTATTTACCGTCCTTTTTATGCTTCCTCTGTTTACTTATAAATATATGTCAGAGTTGAAGCTTATATCCAAAAAGGATTGGTTCTTTTCGATAATTTCAGGTGTCTTTCTTGCCTTTCATTTTATCCTGTGGTTTGAATCGTTGCGTTTTACTTCGGTAGCAAGCTCCACTGTACTAGTAACCCTGCAGCCATTATTTGCTTTTATTGGCTCTTATTTATTTTTTAAGGAAGTCTTCTCCGGAAAAGCCCTTTTATCATGTGTTTTGGCGATAGGGGGAAGTGTGATGATTAGCTGGGGGGATTTTTATGTAAGTGGGACAGCGTTATATGGAGACTTATTGGCGTTAATAGCCTGTGTGCTTGTGACGGTTTATTTTTTATTCGGACAAACAGTTCGGAAAAGAATCTCGCTCATCACGTACACCTTTGTGGTCTATTCAATTAGTACAATGACCTTGTTTATCTATGCTTTAACCAAGGGAGAATTGTTCTTCCCCTACGAATCAAGGGACTGGTTGTATTTTATACTTTTAGCGGTTTTTCCAACTTTATTAGGTCATTCCCTTTTTAATTGGTCATTAAAATGGTTGAGCACCTCCACCATTTCGATGGCTATCCTATTAGAACCTGTCGGTGCAGGTATTTTGGCGTATTTTTTATTTCAAGAAACAATTAGTTGGACACAAGCCTTTGGGAGCATCATTATCATCGCAGGTATCATGTTCTTTCTCTTAGATGAAAAGAAGGTGAAGAAGAAAATGAAAATAGGCTTAAAAAAGAGTGGTTAA
- the glgB gene encoding 1,4-alpha-glucan branching protein GlgB gives MISTSLYPSDYQVHLFHEGTLYECHKLFGSHIIEVDREIWTKFSVWAPNAKEVRLVGDFNNWNGKGYSLHKINKQGIWTISLKENLEGSLYKYEIVTNSGESILKADPYAFYSEVRPNTASIVYSLDGFKWEDSRWLNYKSKRNILADPISIYEVHLGSWKKKEDGSLLSYRELATELIPYVLELGFTHIELLPIVEHPLDMSWGYQGTGYFSATSRYGTPHEFMYFINECHKNGLGVILDWVPGHFCKDAHGLYRFDGSFLYDYPNVNDRENPVWGTANFNLGSNEIHSFLISNALFWIQYFHIDGFRLDAVSNLIYWPNQHGKVKNNDGISFLKKLNTVIFQYDPTALMIAEDSTDWPNVTAPVHYDGLGFNYKWNMGWMNDVLSYMETPSNSRWKVHEKMTFSLLYAFNENFVLPFSHDEVVHGKKSLLDKMPGDYWQKFAQLRLLLGYMIGHPGKKLLFMGFELGHFSEWKDKEQLDWHLLDYDMHRKINEYVKELLKLYKRSKPLYELDHLQAGFEWIDVNNREQAIFSFIRKSNKENDLLIFVCNFTPVVYHDYRMGVPQKGSYREILNSDHESFGGSGVINKKVLQATEESFHGKQYSIKLSIPPFGVSVLRLVKHRKERKGDDKEKVHSHAIGRRKRK, from the coding sequence TTGATTAGCACTTCATTATATCCATCAGATTATCAAGTGCATCTTTTTCATGAAGGGACCTTATATGAATGTCATAAACTCTTTGGCTCACATATTATTGAGGTTGATCGTGAAATATGGACAAAGTTTTCTGTGTGGGCACCAAATGCAAAAGAAGTAAGACTTGTTGGAGATTTTAATAATTGGAATGGAAAAGGCTATTCGTTACATAAAATAAATAAACAAGGTATATGGACGATAAGTTTAAAAGAAAACTTGGAAGGCAGCTTATATAAATATGAGATTGTAACAAATTCCGGAGAGTCTATTCTCAAAGCAGACCCTTATGCTTTTTATTCGGAGGTTAGACCTAATACTGCTTCAATTGTCTATTCGCTCGATGGCTTCAAATGGGAAGATAGCCGATGGCTCAATTATAAAAGCAAACGGAATATATTAGCGGATCCGATCTCGATTTATGAAGTTCATCTTGGTTCCTGGAAGAAAAAAGAGGATGGCAGTTTATTATCTTATCGGGAATTGGCTACGGAGCTGATTCCATATGTATTAGAATTAGGTTTTACACATATCGAACTGCTGCCCATTGTTGAACATCCACTTGATATGTCATGGGGCTATCAAGGAACAGGTTATTTTTCAGCAACAAGCAGGTATGGCACTCCTCACGAGTTCATGTATTTTATCAATGAATGTCATAAAAATGGCTTAGGGGTCATTCTTGATTGGGTACCTGGACATTTTTGTAAGGATGCACATGGGTTGTACAGATTTGATGGCAGTTTTTTATACGATTATCCTAATGTAAACGATCGTGAAAATCCTGTTTGGGGAACAGCGAATTTTAATTTAGGAAGTAATGAAATTCATAGCTTTCTGATTTCCAACGCCCTATTTTGGATTCAATATTTTCATATCGATGGTTTTCGTTTGGATGCTGTGTCTAACTTGATTTATTGGCCAAATCAACATGGTAAGGTAAAAAACAATGACGGAATAAGCTTTTTAAAAAAACTAAATACCGTTATCTTTCAATATGATCCAACTGCACTCATGATTGCAGAAGATTCAACAGATTGGCCAAATGTGACAGCGCCTGTACACTATGACGGTTTGGGCTTTAATTATAAGTGGAATATGGGTTGGATGAATGATGTTCTTTCTTACATGGAAACTCCATCAAATTCAAGATGGAAAGTACATGAGAAAATGACTTTCTCCTTACTGTATGCCTTCAATGAAAATTTTGTTCTTCCTTTTTCTCATGATGAAGTTGTTCATGGGAAGAAATCCCTCCTTGATAAAATGCCGGGAGATTACTGGCAAAAATTCGCCCAATTAAGGCTATTACTAGGTTATATGATTGGTCATCCAGGGAAAAAATTATTATTTATGGGATTTGAATTAGGTCATTTTTCCGAATGGAAAGATAAGGAACAGTTAGATTGGCATCTCTTAGATTATGATATGCATCGGAAAATCAATGAATATGTTAAAGAATTACTCAAATTGTATAAACGCTCAAAACCATTATATGAATTGGATCATTTGCAGGCTGGGTTTGAATGGATTGATGTGAATAATCGGGAGCAAGCTATTTTTTCTTTCATTAGAAAAAGTAACAAGGAAAATGATTTGCTCATATTTGTATGCAATTTCACTCCTGTCGTCTATCACGATTATCGAATGGGTGTCCCTCAGAAGGGCTCCTATCGGGAAATTTTGAATAGTGATCATGAAAGCTTTGGTGGTTCTGGCGTTATCAATAAAAAAGTCCTTCAAGCAACAGAAGAGTCTTTTCATGGAAAACAATATTCAATTAAGCTGTCAATCCCGCCATTTGGGGTTAGTGTATTGAGATTAGTAAAACATCGGAAGGAGAGAAAGGGCGATGACAAAGAAAAAGTGCATAGCCATGCTATTGGCAGGAGGAAAAGGAAGTAG
- the aroD gene encoding type I 3-dehydroquinate dehydratase, whose amino-acid sequence MKNTVVVRGIAIGEGEPKICVPMVGENIIELENEAAFLKTIDLDVVEWRVDFYEGVEDIEKVKQGLERIRSVLSDIPLIFTFRSAREGGEKEVSTQYYFEMNKEICRTGLVDMVDVELFQNERQIQLLIEEAHRQNVFVIISNHDFAKTPTKEEIISRLRKAQELGGDIPKMAVMPRNTGDVITLLEATNEMKEKYADRPIITMSMAGKGVISRLAGEVFGSTLTFAAANKASAPGQVPVTELRNVLKLIHSSLD is encoded by the coding sequence TTGAAAAATACAGTCGTAGTCAGGGGTATAGCAATCGGTGAAGGGGAACCTAAGATTTGCGTACCTATGGTTGGTGAAAACATCATAGAACTTGAGAACGAGGCTGCTTTTCTTAAAACAATCGATTTGGATGTTGTGGAGTGGCGTGTAGATTTTTATGAGGGTGTTGAAGATATTGAAAAAGTAAAGCAAGGATTGGAGAGAATCCGTTCTGTTCTTTCTGACATCCCGCTCATTTTCACTTTTAGAAGTGCAAGAGAAGGCGGAGAAAAGGAAGTGAGCACACAGTATTACTTTGAAATGAACAAAGAAATTTGTCGGACAGGTCTTGTTGATATGGTAGATGTTGAATTGTTTCAAAACGAGCGGCAGATTCAATTGTTAATTGAAGAAGCACATCGTCAAAATGTCTTTGTTATTATTTCAAATCATGATTTTGCTAAAACTCCTACTAAGGAGGAGATTATCTCTCGACTTCGAAAAGCACAGGAATTAGGCGGGGACATACCGAAAATGGCTGTTATGCCAAGAAATACAGGTGATGTCATAACCTTATTAGAAGCAACAAATGAAATGAAGGAAAAATACGCTGATCGACCGATCATTACGATGTCAATGGCCGGTAAAGGAGTCATCAGCCGATTGGCAGGTGAAGTCTTTGGCTCCACCTTAACCTTTGCAGCGGCAAACAAGGCCTCAGCTCCCGGACAGGTGCCTGTCACCGAATTAAGGAATGTTCTAAAGCTGATTCATTCTAGCTTAGACTAA
- a CDS encoding GlgC family sugar phosphate nucleotidyltransferase produces MNKKLLGVIDATTYFDDLKDVTTHRSLAALPFAGRYRLIDFVLSSMVNSDIQSVAIFPKYQYRSLMDHLSSGKNWGLDRKRDGLFFFPSPNLDSPSAGIGSFTHFAANLDYLYKSTQEYAIIANCYTIFNMDFQPVLDRHIDMGCDITEICQNGQSLDMYLVKKRLLIELIETRHQTGFTCMKDVVNGVVPYSLCTYEYPGLAYKIDSIAAYYQTSMKILHPYVLEQLFTSSQPILTKVKDEPPTRYQKGAVMKNAMIANGCMINGRVENSIIFRGVKIGKGTIIRNSIIMQKCQIGENCVIDSAILDKDVRVESGTVMNGVDKKPLVIRKGTVQGALMNS; encoded by the coding sequence ATGAATAAAAAGTTATTAGGTGTTATAGATGCAACAACCTATTTTGATGATTTAAAGGACGTAACGACACATCGGTCATTAGCGGCCCTTCCTTTTGCCGGAAGATATCGTTTAATTGATTTTGTCCTATCCTCGATGGTTAATTCAGATATTCAAAGCGTAGCCATTTTCCCAAAGTATCAGTACCGTTCTTTAATGGATCATTTGAGCTCAGGGAAAAATTGGGGGTTAGACCGTAAAAGAGATGGCTTGTTCTTTTTCCCGTCACCTAATTTAGATAGTCCAAGTGCGGGGATTGGATCCTTTACACACTTTGCTGCCAATCTTGATTATTTATACAAAAGTACGCAGGAATATGCCATTATCGCTAATTGTTATACCATCTTTAATATGGATTTTCAGCCTGTACTTGATCGGCATATAGATATGGGCTGTGATATTACGGAAATATGTCAAAACGGGCAATCACTCGATATGTATCTAGTCAAAAAGAGGCTCCTTATTGAACTAATTGAAACGAGACATCAAACAGGATTCACGTGTATGAAGGATGTCGTAAATGGTGTAGTGCCATATTCTTTATGTACGTATGAGTATCCTGGATTAGCCTATAAAATTGATTCCATTGCGGCTTACTATCAAACATCGATGAAGATTCTTCATCCATATGTCTTAGAACAATTATTTACTTCATCACAGCCTATTCTTACAAAGGTAAAGGATGAACCGCCGACCCGTTATCAAAAAGGAGCCGTTATGAAAAATGCAATGATTGCTAACGGTTGTATGATTAATGGAAGAGTTGAAAATAGTATTATTTTCCGAGGAGTCAAAATTGGTAAAGGAACCATTATTAGAAACAGTATTATTATGCAAAAATGCCAAATAGGTGAAAATTGTGTAATAGATTCGGCTATCCTTGATAAAGATGTTAGGGTAGAATCAGGAACCGTTATGAACGGTGTTGACAAAAAACCGTTAGTTATTCGAAAAGGTACAGTACAGGGAGCGTTGATGAACTCGTGA
- a CDS encoding DUF2179 domain-containing protein, with protein MLDALLIVLMQFVIVPLTTLRTIFLVKSEIKIASLLGGVEALIYVISLGIIFSDLSNYLNMVAYSVGYSGGIILGGLLERRLAIGYRTVNVSLLDHDTELIERLRSEGFGVTIFEGEGREGNRRYRLDIVVKRNREKELMNILNEDAPKAFVVAYEPTSFKGGYLVKGMKKAVLKKQAKKKGNSGQNV; from the coding sequence ATGTTAGATGCACTGTTAATCGTATTGATGCAATTTGTCATCGTACCACTCACAACACTTCGGACAATATTTCTTGTAAAAAGCGAGATAAAAATCGCTTCATTATTAGGCGGTGTAGAAGCACTAATCTATGTAATCAGTTTAGGAATCATCTTTTCAGATCTGTCGAACTATTTGAATATGGTTGCCTATTCTGTAGGATATTCTGGTGGAATCATTTTAGGAGGATTATTAGAAAGAAGATTAGCGATAGGATATCGAACCGTTAATGTAAGCTTACTCGATCATGATACAGAATTAATTGAAAGGCTCAGAAGCGAAGGCTTTGGCGTCACGATTTTTGAAGGTGAGGGTCGCGAGGGTAACAGACGATATCGGCTCGATATTGTCGTGAAAAGAAATAGAGAAAAGGAACTAATGAATATTTTAAATGAAGATGCTCCGAAGGCCTTTGTGGTTGCCTATGAACCAACAAGTTTTAAAGGCGGATACTTAGTGAAGGGAATGAAGAAAGCCGTCTTGAAAAAACAGGCTAAGAAAAAAGGGAATTCAGGACAAAATGTGTAG
- a CDS encoding formate/nitrite transporter family protein, whose translation MSYYNPKEIADISIKKGVEKVESSKLSMAILGFLGGAFISLGYLAYIRVTGTMPHEWGSLVTFIGAAVFPVGLVLVLIAGGELLTGNMMAVSIAYFARKISFTQLMKNWLLIAFYNLLGALFIAYFFGHFVGLTEGAFLEKTLHTAEAKVNDPFWVAFVSGIGCNWLVGIAVWLCYGAKDVAGKILAIWFPVMTFVLIGFQHVVANMFIIPAAIFAGHLSWTEFVFNVIPVFLGNAVGGAVFVSLMYFLVYQKEASKIGAFSVDKDIKKAG comes from the coding sequence ATGAGTTACTATAATCCCAAAGAGATTGCTGATATCTCTATTAAAAAAGGGGTAGAAAAAGTAGAGTCATCCAAATTATCTATGGCGATCCTTGGCTTTTTGGGAGGGGCCTTTATCTCATTAGGATATCTAGCATATATTCGTGTAACGGGCACGATGCCGCATGAATGGGGAAGTTTGGTCACCTTTATCGGGGCAGCCGTTTTCCCGGTTGGGCTAGTATTGGTCTTAATTGCTGGTGGAGAACTTCTAACTGGTAATATGATGGCGGTGAGCATTGCCTATTTTGCTAGGAAAATTAGCTTCACTCAATTAATGAAGAACTGGCTGCTTATTGCTTTTTATAATCTCCTTGGAGCACTATTTATTGCTTACTTTTTTGGACATTTTGTGGGCTTGACTGAAGGGGCTTTTTTAGAAAAGACGCTACATACTGCTGAAGCGAAGGTAAATGATCCATTTTGGGTAGCGTTTGTTTCCGGAATTGGATGTAACTGGCTTGTGGGGATTGCGGTTTGGTTATGTTACGGAGCAAAGGATGTCGCTGGAAAAATTCTAGCGATTTGGTTTCCAGTCATGACTTTTGTATTAATTGGATTTCAACACGTTGTGGCGAATATGTTTATTATTCCAGCAGCTATCTTTGCCGGACATCTATCCTGGACGGAATTTGTGTTCAATGTCATTCCTGTCTTTTTAGGTAATGCGGTTGGAGGAGCAGTCTTTGTCAGTCTCATGTATTTTCTGGTTTATCAAAAGGAAGCTTCAAAAATTGGCGCCTTTTCTGTTGATAAGGATATTAAAAAAGCCGGCTAA
- a CDS encoding MgtC/SapB family protein translates to MISIELDVLMKLGISAILGMVIGLERELKRKPVGLKTSLVISIVSCLLTIVSIESAYKFPHNDQINITMDPLRLAAQIVSGIGFLGAGVILRRGNDSISGLTTAALIWGAAGVGIAVGAGYYVEALAGVAMLIISVEIIPFFFSLVGPRQLRQKEININLRVDDKNKFDSIIEAFEKQKIHIRKIHIEDVKGGEHVIRLLVTVDFRRNITDVYYKVSSIDGVKRTEIGGLQ, encoded by the coding sequence ATGATCAGTATAGAATTAGATGTTTTAATGAAACTAGGAATTTCAGCAATTTTAGGCATGGTCATTGGTCTGGAAAGAGAATTAAAACGAAAACCTGTAGGACTGAAAACAAGCTTGGTTATATCGATTGTAAGTTGCTTATTGACCATTGTTTCCATTGAATCAGCCTATAAGTTCCCCCATAATGACCAGATTAATATTACGATGGATCCACTTAGACTTGCAGCCCAAATCGTTTCAGGTATTGGTTTTCTAGGTGCCGGGGTGATTTTACGAAGAGGAAATGACAGTATCTCGGGATTAACGACTGCTGCCCTCATTTGGGGTGCTGCCGGGGTTGGAATTGCGGTGGGAGCCGGTTATTATGTTGAAGCACTTGCAGGAGTTGCTATGTTAATTATCAGCGTGGAAATCATCCCCTTCTTTTTCAGCTTGGTCGGGCCAAGACAACTACGACAAAAGGAAATCAATATAAACTTAAGGGTAGACGATAAAAATAAATTCGATTCTATCATTGAGGCTTTCGAAAAACAAAAAATTCACATTCGGAAAATTCATATCGAGGATGTAAAAGGTGGTGAGCACGTCATTAGACTCCTTGTCACCGTTGATTTCCGCCGAAATATTACCGATGTTTATTATAAAGTCTCCAGCATTGATGGCGTAAAAAGAACGGAAATTGGTGGCTTACAATAA